One genomic window of Limnothrix sp. FACHB-406 includes the following:
- a CDS encoding peptidylprolyl isomerase, which produces MTRAIMETAKGTIHIELFDNDAPNTVKNFVDLSEKGFYDGLTFHRVIPNFVIQGGCPNGDGRGGPGYTIKCEINSNKHMAGSLSMAHAGRDTGGSQFFICHSPQSHLDGVHTVFGRTEDMDVVNAIRANDKILSVKIEH; this is translated from the coding sequence ATGACGCGCGCCATTATGGAAACCGCCAAGGGCACGATTCATATCGAGCTGTTCGATAATGATGCTCCCAACACGGTGAAAAACTTCGTGGATCTGTCGGAAAAGGGCTTTTACGATGGTCTGACCTTCCACCGCGTAATCCCCAATTTTGTGATCCAAGGTGGCTGTCCCAATGGTGATGGTCGTGGTGGCCCGGGCTACACGATCAAGTGCGAAATTAATTCGAACAAGCACATGGCGGGGAGCCTGTCGATGGCCCATGCCGGTCGCGACACGGGTGGCAGCCAATTCTTCATTTGCCATTCGCCCCAGTCGCACTTGGACGGCGTGCATACGGTGTTTGGTCGCACGGAGGACATGGATGTGGTGAATGCAATTCGTGCCAATGACAAGATTCTGTCCGTGAAAATTGAGCACTAG
- the nblR gene encoding response regulator transcription factor NblR: MAGTESSIAPPTSTLNAPILLVESDDSILDRAMTDLKNAGYAVATAKDAQAGLTYARDLPVSLIVVDRLLVPGESGLWLCNQLRELGNVAPVLLIMARDEVEDRAACLEAGADDYLLKPYRSEKLLELVRLYLRPTETGTPLLHFADLALDLDRRTAIRNGHTIALTMKEFELLRYLMENPREVLTREQILENVWGYDFMGESNIIEVYVRYLRLKLEDESQKRLIQTVRGVGYVLRET; encoded by the coding sequence ATGGCCGGAACTGAATCCTCGATCGCCCCACCCACTAGCACGCTCAACGCTCCGATCTTGCTCGTGGAAAGTGATGATTCGATCCTCGATCGGGCCATGACGGATCTCAAAAACGCCGGGTATGCCGTCGCCACGGCCAAGGATGCCCAAGCCGGTTTGACCTATGCGCGAGACTTGCCCGTCTCCCTGATTGTGGTCGATCGGCTGTTGGTTCCCGGCGAATCGGGGTTGTGGCTATGCAATCAACTGCGGGAGTTGGGGAACGTGGCCCCCGTGTTGTTGATCATGGCCCGCGATGAAGTGGAAGACCGGGCCGCTTGCCTGGAAGCCGGGGCCGATGACTATTTGCTCAAGCCCTACCGCAGTGAAAAATTACTGGAATTGGTGCGGCTTTATCTACGCCCCACGGAAACGGGCACACCTCTGTTGCACTTTGCTGATTTGGCCCTAGATCTCGATCGCCGCACGGCCATCCGCAACGGCCACACGATCGCCCTAACCATGAAGGAATTTGAGCTATTGCGCTACCTAATGGAAAACCCGCGCGAAGTGCTCACCCGCGAGCAAATTCTCGAAAATGTTTGGGGCTACGACTTCATGGGCGAATCAAACATCATCGAAGTCTATGTGCGCTATTTGCGTCTAAAGCTCGAAGACGAAAGCCAAAAGCGCCTGATCCAAACTGTGCGCGGCGTGGGCTATGTGCTCCGAGAAACCTAG
- a CDS encoding thiazole synthase has product MTQISNAPTLAAQDWIPTDLVSDLPLTIAGRTFRSRLMTGTGKYRSIEQMQTCIAASDCEIVTVAVRRVQTQAPGHEGLAEAIDWSKIWMLPNTAGCQTADEAIRVARLGREMAKLLGQEDNNFVKLEVIPDLKYLLPDPIETLRAAEQLVKEGFAVLPYINADPLLAKHLEEAGCATVMPLGSPIGSGQGLKNAANIQIIVENAKVPVVVDAGIGTPSEATQAMELGASAVLINTAIAQAQNPAAMARAMALGTAAGRLGYLAGRIPVKGLASASSPLTGLVTNS; this is encoded by the coding sequence ATGACGCAGATTTCCAATGCACCGACGCTTGCGGCCCAAGATTGGATCCCCACTGATTTGGTGTCTGACTTGCCCCTGACGATCGCCGGTCGCACCTTTCGATCGCGCCTGATGACCGGCACGGGTAAATATCGCAGCATCGAGCAAATGCAGACCTGCATTGCCGCGAGTGACTGCGAAATTGTGACCGTGGCCGTGCGCCGGGTGCAGACCCAAGCCCCGGGTCATGAGGGGTTGGCCGAGGCGATCGACTGGTCAAAAATTTGGATGCTGCCCAACACAGCCGGCTGTCAGACGGCCGATGAGGCGATTCGGGTGGCGCGGCTGGGGCGCGAGATGGCCAAGCTGCTGGGCCAAGAGGACAACAACTTTGTGAAGTTGGAAGTGATCCCCGATTTGAAATACCTGCTGCCCGACCCGATCGAAACCTTGCGGGCCGCCGAACAGTTGGTGAAAGAAGGCTTTGCCGTATTGCCCTACATCAACGCCGACCCGCTCTTGGCCAAGCATTTGGAAGAGGCGGGCTGCGCCACCGTGATGCCCTTGGGTTCCCCGATCGGGTCGGGCCAGGGCCTGAAAAACGCCGCCAATATCCAAATCATTGTGGAAAACGCCAAGGTTCCCGTGGTGGTGGATGCGGGGATTGGCACGCCCAGCGAAGCCACCCAGGCGATGGAGTTGGGCGCTTCGGCCGTGTTGATTAACACCGCGATCGCCCAGGCCCAAAACCCCGCCGCCATGGCCCGCGCCATGGCCCTGGGTACGGCGGCCGGTCGGTTGGGCTATCTAGCCGGGCGAATTCCGGTGAAGGGATTGGCTAGCGCTAGCTCACCCCTGACCGGTTTGGTGACCAACAGCTAA
- the psb34 gene encoding photosystem II assembly protein Psb34: protein MPYTTEDGGRLNNFAKEPKMYTADTPSSTEKRNYVVLGALGLGLVLGVMAIAFVVS, encoded by the coding sequence ATGCCTTACACCACGGAAGATGGCGGTCGCCTGAATAATTTCGCCAAAGAACCGAAGATGTATACCGCTGACACGCCCTCTTCAACGGAAAAGCGGAACTATGTGGTTTTGGGCGCTCTGGGTCTGGGATTGGTGCTCGGGGTGATGGCGATCGCCTTTGTGGTGTCCTAG
- a CDS encoding prephenate/arogenate dehydrogenase, translated as MKVGVVGLGLIGGSLGLALRPLGHEILGVARRPATAARAIELGIADQAGCDLSLLAEADLVVLCTPIGAIEPTVRQLIPHLSPHTVLTDVGSVKQAIVQAIEPLWPNFVGAHPMAGTADSGIEAALPDLFVGRPFAITPTDRTPTEAIARVTAIAQDLRSTLYRCTPEQHDRAVAWISHLPVAISASLIAACGAEPDPETLALAQSLASSGFRDTSRVGGGNPELGVMMAQFNRPELLRSLQRYRDQLDQIIGVIDQQDWAALQTCYEQTQQARSAFVD; from the coding sequence ATGAAGGTTGGTGTGGTTGGCTTGGGGTTGATTGGTGGGTCGCTGGGCTTGGCCTTGCGGCCCTTGGGGCACGAAATTCTGGGGGTGGCGCGGCGACCGGCAACGGCGGCCCGGGCGATCGAGCTGGGCATTGCCGATCAGGCGGGTTGTGACTTGTCGCTGCTGGCCGAAGCCGATTTGGTGGTGTTGTGTACGCCGATCGGGGCGATCGAACCGACGGTGCGCCAACTGATTCCCCACCTCAGCCCCCACACGGTGTTGACCGATGTGGGGTCGGTGAAACAGGCGATCGTCCAGGCGATCGAACCCCTGTGGCCCAACTTTGTCGGGGCCCATCCCATGGCGGGCACGGCGGACAGCGGCATTGAAGCGGCTCTACCGGACTTGTTTGTGGGTCGCCCCTTTGCGATTACACCCACCGATCGCACCCCCACCGAGGCGATCGCCCGGGTCACGGCGATCGCCCAGGATTTGCGATCGACCCTGTACCGCTGCACCCCGGAACAACACGATCGGGCCGTGGCTTGGATTTCCCATTTGCCCGTGGCGATTAGCGCCAGCCTGATTGCGGCCTGCGGGGCGGAACCAGATCCCGAAACCCTGGCATTGGCTCAATCCTTGGCTAGTTCGGGATTTCGGGACACCAGCCGGGTCGGCGGTGGCAATCCAGAACTGGGGGTAATGATGGCCCAATTCAACCGGCCGGAATTGCTGCGATCGCTCCAGCGCTATCGTGATCAACTGGATCAGATCATCGGGGTGATCGATCAACAGGACTGGGCCGCACTCCAGACCTGCTATGAACAAACCCAACAGGCGCGATCGGCCTTTGTCGATTAA
- the ubiE gene encoding bifunctional demethylmenaquinone methyltransferase/2-methoxy-6-polyprenyl-1,4-benzoquinol methylase UbiE yields MTASADRVQGIFNRIAPVYDDLNDWLSLGLHRVWKQMTVKWSGAKPGDRALDLCCGSGDLALRLAAAVGPGGQVVGADFSAQMLDLARERPQGFRLLAPIAWVEADALNLPFADREFDCATVGYGLRNVTDFDQALRELYRVLKTGATLAALDFHRPDSAIAQQFQQLYLDRLVVPVAQQFGATAEYEYILPSLQRFPVGREQVQRAQAIGFRSVRHYPLVGGLMGVLVATKP; encoded by the coding sequence ATGACTGCTTCCGCCGATCGCGTTCAAGGCATCTTTAACCGGATTGCGCCTGTTTATGACGATCTCAACGATTGGTTGAGTTTGGGGCTGCATCGGGTTTGGAAACAGATGACCGTGAAATGGAGCGGCGCAAAACCCGGCGATCGCGCGTTGGATCTCTGTTGTGGCAGCGGTGACTTGGCCCTGCGGTTGGCGGCGGCGGTGGGCCCGGGCGGTCAGGTGGTGGGGGCGGACTTTTCAGCGCAAATGCTCGATCTCGCTCGGGAGCGGCCCCAAGGGTTTCGGCTGTTGGCCCCGATCGCCTGGGTGGAAGCGGACGCGCTGAATTTGCCCTTTGCCGATCGGGAGTTTGACTGCGCCACGGTGGGCTATGGCTTGCGGAATGTGACCGACTTTGACCAAGCCCTGCGGGAGCTATATCGCGTTCTGAAAACCGGCGCGACCTTGGCGGCTTTGGATTTCCATCGGCCCGACAGCGCGATCGCCCAGCAATTTCAGCAACTCTATCTCGATCGGCTGGTGGTTCCCGTCGCCCAGCAATTTGGCGCAACGGCTGAATATGAATACATCCTGCCCAGTTTGCAGCGGTTCCCCGTGGGGCGCGAGCAGGTGCAGCGGGCCCAGGCGATCGGCTTTCGATCGGTGCGGCACTATCCCTTGGTGGGCGGCTTGATGGGCGTGTTGGTGGCAACCAAGCCCTAG
- a CDS encoding DUF3067 family protein, which yields MTGQDLHQWIVDKWGFSYDVQVRKIKDKIFVQVMWRYLEQMSFPMTEAEYFEHLSTVATYIQGWGAAEQVRSFIETTKNRPRQGKAVSIPIDLGDRASEWLLDLP from the coding sequence ATGACTGGTCAGGACTTACACCAATGGATTGTGGACAAGTGGGGCTTTTCCTACGATGTGCAAGTCCGCAAAATCAAAGACAAAATTTTTGTGCAGGTGATGTGGCGCTACCTGGAACAGATGTCGTTTCCGATGACGGAAGCGGAATATTTTGAGCATCTGTCCACGGTGGCCACCTACATCCAAGGCTGGGGCGCGGCGGAACAGGTGCGATCGTTTATTGAAACCACCAAAAACCGGCCCCGGCAGGGCAAGGCCGTGAGCATCCCGATCGACCTGGGCGATCGCGCCTCCGAGTGGCTACTGGATCTGCCCTAG
- the petC gene encoding cytochrome b6-f complex iron-sulfur subunit, producing the protein MAQASSPADVPSMGRRQFMNFLTFGSATGIALGALYPVVRYFIPPSTGGTGGGVAAKDALGNSVKLSSFLAEHNVGDRVLVQGLKGDPTYLIVNSKEAIADYGLNAVCTHLGCVVPWNASANKFICPCHGSQYNNEGKVVRGPAPLSLALAHVSVDDDNVSLSPWPETDFRTGEEPWWS; encoded by the coding sequence ATGGCTCAAGCTTCCAGCCCTGCGGACGTACCCAGCATGGGTCGCCGCCAGTTCATGAATTTTCTGACCTTTGGCTCGGCAACGGGTATCGCCCTGGGCGCGCTGTACCCCGTTGTGCGCTACTTCATTCCTCCTTCGACCGGTGGTACTGGTGGCGGCGTAGCGGCTAAGGATGCTCTGGGCAACAGCGTTAAACTCAGCTCGTTCCTGGCCGAGCACAACGTGGGAGATCGGGTGTTGGTACAAGGCCTCAAGGGCGACCCCACCTATCTGATCGTCAACAGCAAAGAGGCGATCGCCGACTACGGTCTGAACGCCGTTTGCACCCACCTGGGCTGCGTGGTGCCCTGGAACGCCAGCGCCAATAAATTTATTTGCCCTTGCCACGGTTCCCAGTACAACAACGAAGGCAAAGTTGTCCGCGGCCCCGCGCCCCTGTCCCTCGCCTTGGCCCACGTATCGGTTGATGACGACAACGTGAGCCTCAGCCCCTGGCCGGAAACCGACTTCCGCACCGGCGAAGAACCCTGGTGGTCGTAA
- the petA gene encoding cytochrome f, translating into MKTAFKVLTRGAIAAIAAIALLIGGDFVAPQAAMAYPFWAQQVAPATPREATGRIVCANCHLAKKETIVEVPQSVLPDTVFEAVVKIPYDTSVQQVTGTGEPGPLNVGAVLMLPDGFKIAPEDRIPEELKEKTEGLFYQSYAEGQDNVVIVGPLPGDQYQEIVFPVLSPNPAEDKAIKFGKYAVHVGGNRGRGQVYPTGDKSNNTVYNASAAGTIGSIAKTDDGGYRVSITKEDGSTVEDAIPAGPQPIVKEGDVVTAGQAITNDPNVGGFGQTDTEIVLQDPNRVLGLLALFVAVMITQILLVLKKKQVEKVQAAEMNF; encoded by the coding sequence ATGAAGACTGCTTTCAAGGTTTTGACTCGCGGTGCGATCGCCGCGATCGCCGCGATCGCCCTGTTGATCGGTGGCGACTTCGTAGCTCCCCAGGCTGCCATGGCCTATCCGTTCTGGGCCCAACAAGTGGCTCCGGCAACCCCCCGGGAAGCCACGGGCCGGATCGTTTGCGCCAACTGTCACCTGGCCAAGAAGGAAACGATCGTGGAAGTGCCCCAATCGGTACTGCCCGACACCGTGTTTGAAGCCGTGGTGAAAATCCCCTACGACACCAGCGTGCAGCAAGTGACCGGCACGGGTGAACCCGGCCCTCTGAACGTGGGTGCGGTGTTGATGCTGCCCGACGGCTTCAAGATTGCGCCCGAAGACCGGATTCCTGAAGAACTGAAGGAAAAGACCGAAGGCCTGTTCTACCAGTCCTACGCAGAAGGTCAAGATAACGTGGTGATCGTGGGGCCGCTGCCCGGCGATCAATACCAAGAAATCGTGTTCCCCGTGCTGTCGCCTAACCCCGCTGAGGACAAGGCGATCAAGTTCGGCAAGTACGCGGTGCATGTGGGTGGCAACCGTGGCCGCGGCCAGGTTTACCCCACGGGCGACAAGAGCAACAACACGGTTTACAACGCTTCGGCGGCTGGCACGATCGGCTCGATCGCCAAGACCGATGACGGTGGCTACCGCGTGAGCATCACCAAGGAAGATGGCTCGACGGTGGAAGATGCCATCCCCGCTGGCCCGCAACCGATCGTCAAGGAAGGCGATGTGGTGACGGCTGGTCAAGCAATCACCAACGATCCGAACGTGGGCGGCTTTGGCCAAACCGATACGGAAATCGTGCTGCAAGATCCCAACCGCGTCCTGGGTCTGCTGGCCCTGTTTGTGGCGGTGATGATCACCCAAATTCTGTTGGTGCTGAAGAAGAAACAGGTGGAGAAGGTACAAGCCGCCGAAATGAACTTCTAG
- a CDS encoding Tic22 family protein, which translates to MEWTMVSLGLRERWQSVRSNWRHLAGGWAIGSLAWLAAIGPLAALPPEEIARKLEAVPVFALTDAQGTPALIDVGNADGQRTTVARMFLNPQDAQEWLKRLQAGAVSSSSELRVNAIPLSAIYELLQKPSTEYQLQLIPDLEEVKLARELLALNQQPPEKLQGIPLFLVTASDGSAPTYVTVDRDGTEEIRFYMDRAQAEVVAKTFAEQNPELAATVQIQVVDFDEFLSVLSEREDEWLSRVRIIPSQNAQAFFETMGN; encoded by the coding sequence ATGGAATGGACGATGGTGAGTTTGGGATTGCGAGAGCGTTGGCAGTCAGTGCGATCGAACTGGCGGCACTTGGCTGGAGGCTGGGCGATCGGCTCCCTGGCTTGGTTGGCCGCGATCGGCCCCTTGGCAGCGCTGCCCCCGGAGGAAATTGCCCGCAAATTAGAAGCCGTGCCGGTTTTTGCCCTCACCGATGCCCAAGGTACGCCCGCCCTGATTGATGTGGGAAATGCCGATGGCCAGCGCACAACGGTGGCTCGGATGTTTTTGAACCCGCAAGATGCCCAAGAGTGGCTGAAGCGACTGCAAGCGGGAGCCGTGAGTTCATCCAGCGAATTACGGGTCAATGCCATTCCCCTGTCGGCAATCTATGAGCTGTTGCAGAAACCATCCACCGAATATCAATTGCAACTAATCCCTGATTTGGAAGAGGTGAAATTAGCCCGGGAACTGTTGGCATTAAATCAACAACCGCCGGAAAAATTGCAGGGAATTCCACTATTTTTGGTCACCGCAAGCGATGGGTCAGCCCCCACCTATGTCACGGTCGATCGGGATGGAACGGAAGAAATTCGCTTTTATATGGATCGGGCCCAAGCGGAAGTGGTGGCCAAAACCTTTGCGGAACAAAATCCCGAGCTAGCCGCCACCGTTCAAATTCAGGTGGTGGATTTTGATGAGTTTCTTTCGGTTCTTTCGGAGCGGGAAGATGAGTGGCTATCGCGGGTGCGGATTATCCCTTCCCAAAATGCCCAGGCGTTTTTTGAAACCATGGGCAACTAG
- a CDS encoding Tic22 family protein, with amino-acid sequence MKSLFSRASAATLAAVSAVLGSMVCFPSIVQALSTDEIVRRLDVVPLFSVTQENGQPILVFPKQQNQPAAEPKPADGAILHFVDPEDVRAFANRVQSEAPPESRKVSLALLTLGQFYRMWTEAQNKPEMPDLVVTPSKEDVEAAIAILKQQGQSVEQFAGIPLFYAVDPQAEDAPLTLRADNREVVPFFFSKRDLQAMLDDYKQRQPDIINRAQLRVFTLDGLIEELKKATDPNSLVGSVRLIPSSSAAAFYMRAMRSNQPGQPNGQGAGQSGARPATPAPASGAAGLGGQPANR; translated from the coding sequence GTGAAATCGTTGTTTTCTCGCGCTTCAGCCGCAACCCTGGCCGCCGTGAGCGCGGTGCTGGGATCGATGGTCTGTTTCCCTTCGATCGTGCAGGCCCTGAGCACCGATGAAATTGTGCGGCGCTTGGATGTGGTGCCGTTGTTTTCCGTCACCCAAGAAAATGGCCAGCCCATTTTGGTGTTCCCCAAGCAACAGAACCAACCGGCCGCCGAACCCAAACCGGCTGATGGCGCAATTTTGCACTTTGTGGATCCGGAGGATGTGCGGGCTTTTGCGAATCGCGTCCAAAGCGAAGCGCCACCTGAATCCCGCAAAGTTAGCTTGGCTCTGTTGACGCTGGGCCAGTTCTATCGGATGTGGACGGAGGCTCAAAATAAGCCAGAAATGCCCGACTTGGTGGTCACCCCCAGCAAGGAAGATGTGGAAGCGGCGATCGCGATTTTGAAGCAACAGGGCCAGTCCGTTGAGCAATTTGCGGGGATTCCGTTGTTTTATGCGGTAGATCCCCAAGCGGAGGATGCGCCTCTGACGCTGCGGGCAGACAATCGCGAAGTGGTGCCGTTTTTCTTCAGCAAGCGAGACTTGCAAGCGATGCTGGATGATTACAAACAGCGTCAACCAGACATCATCAACCGGGCCCAACTGCGGGTCTTTACGCTGGATGGACTGATTGAGGAGCTGAAAAAGGCCACGGATCCTAACTCGTTAGTGGGCAGTGTGCGCTTGATTCCGTCCTCTTCGGCAGCGGCGTTTTATATGCGGGCCATGCGATCGAACCAACCCGGTCAGCCCAATGGTCAGGGTGCTGGGCAGTCGGGTGCTCGCCCTGCCACTCCGGCTCCCGCGAGCGGGGCTGCTGGGTTGGGAGGACAACCGGCTAATCGCTAA